The genomic segment CGGCCATAAAAACATCACGAACAAACTCATTTGCCATTTTACAGAGCAATACATAGTGTTCGTCATACAAATATTTGTATGCTTTCTCATCACCCTGCTTTAGTAGGTCAACAATTATTTGTTCTTGTTTTTTCATCGCGCAAATATAGATTTATTTACAAATATATCCTTCACATCCTTCACTTATTTATGTAATGCGTTGTTTATGAGAAGGATATCTCCTTTGTTGCCGGAAATATCCTTCACTTTTTGGGGAATATCCTTCACTTTTGAAACGATATCCTTCACTTTGGACGAAATATCCTTCACTTTTCCTTCACAAGGTATACATTGCCGCTGTTGGTGTGTTTGCGGGCTATCTGGTTTCGGAGCAGCAACCGGCCGAATAATCCGGCGGAGGTGTTGCTGAAGGTTGCCCCGCTCAGCTCGCTTACCCGTTCCAGAATTTCGGTGGCCGACAACCACTTGCCGCCTTCCGTTTCGTTACCGGCTTCGTAAAAACGAAGGAAATATTGCTCCTCCAGCGGCACGCGCTGAAACTCACGGTTGCTCTCCATGGTGGCCCGTTCCTCTTCCGCCGTAAACCAGAATCGCTCCCCTTTACGCACCGCTTCCATGGCCTGAGCATATAGCTGGTCGTAATCCACATCCTGCACCGGCTTCACATAGCCCGTCACCTCAACCCCGATAAACCGGCGGCTGCCCGACGGATCGGTCAGCGTATCCATCGTGTTACACGTGGCGATAAAGGAAGCAACCCTGTTCAGTCTTCGTACCCCCTTTTCGTGGGGCATACGCACCTTCACCTCGGGCAGCTGGATAATGCTTTTCAAGTAACTCTGCTGCGAGGCACGCAAGGAATCAAACTCATCCAGATTGATCAGGATATACCGGCTCAGGTTCAGCGTAGCCTCCTTCCGATTGCTTAGGTCGGTCGTCTCGATGTAGAAATCCTGCAATACAGGCGGCAAAAGCTTCCGGCACCACGACGACTTACCAGCACCCTGGAAACCTACAAGTAAAGGCAATGTACTGTTGGCATGTAATTTATCCAACTGCTTCCAGTGCGCCACCATACTCAGGAACCAGGTATAAAACAGATCCGGCCAGGCCCCGTTATCCGTTGGCACACACCGAGCCAGCGGTCTGATCCGGTCCACGCCATCCCAGGCAGGCAACCGGTCCAGGTATTCATCCACCGGATTATACTCCGGAATCCGGTCCGACTGCACAAACCGTTTAACATCCCGGTCCCATACCTTCAGTCCCTCCAGTAAAGCCTTTTGCGTAATGGAATTCATCACCTCCGGCGTAACCGGACGGAAATCAAAATAGTAACTCCTGCGCTCCCGGAACTCCACCGCTTCGGTCAGCATATTTCGCCGGAACATAAACCGCCGGGCCAGAAACTCCTCCAGCCAGATCACATTCTTCTGCTCCTGCGGCATGGCAGGCTTCACCCCGAAACCCTCCTTGCGCGATAACTTATACACATTGCCCACCACTGTACGCAATTCCATCTCAGCTTCCGAAAGCCAGGGGTAGAGTAATGCCCACCGAATCACATCCTCCTCCGGAATGCCGGCACCCCAGCAGAAACGTGCCAGCCTCGTAAAGAAAAGAGAGGCATCCGCACCATCATCCGCCGGCGAACCACAAAACAGAATGGTCTGCTGCAAAGCCGAATCAAACAAACCCGAAACCAAGCGGCTTCGTTCTTGTCCCGGTTTCATCCGCAGCAACGCATTCATATTGATGACCGGATTATCTGCAACATTCACCTCCCCTTTAGGCATACCCAATGGCTGTTCCAGAACTAAAGGAACCGCCTGCGGATTGTAATATAAATCCGGATCCCACGACATGCGGCAGCCCCTGGCCGGATCGGGTTTCTTCAAGGAAACTTCACACCGAAGCTGTGCTTCGTAGTGCGAAGCCGCCAACTTATAGGCATGGGCATGAAATAAATTCACCTGCAGCGGATCGGAGGGCAACGAACCATCGGGTAGGGTGAACGACACCAGCACTTTAACGCTTCGTCCGCTTACACCCACAAAAGCCGCCAGCGTAGCCAGCGAATCCGCGGCAGCAGACCGGATCTCCTGTGCCTCCTTCAACCCCGACAAGGAATTGAACTCCAGCAATACCACACCATTGTATTGTTTTATTTCGGGTGAACCCCCTTTTTCGTCCAGCAAGGCGCCAAACACCGCCACTGGAATTTTATCCATACCTACTACATCGCCAACCAGGAGGCGACTTCCCATATTCTCTCTCACAAAGGCGACCGGAAGTCCGGCCGTTCTCGTTTTCATTGACTCAAGCAGTGTACACAGCTCCATCACTTTCCGTGATCTGCCGTCGCCACTGATGCGGGTTACTTTCATTCAGTTTCGATTTAATTAAAGATATAAAGATAACTTATAGATTTCATTCCTGCAAATAAAACACCCCTAAAGTGAAGGATAATCGGCCCAATGAACCCCAAAGTGAAGGATATTTCTCTGAAAGTGAAGGATAATCGATGAAAAGTGAAGGATATTTGATTTGCGGATTCCGATAACAATCTGACTAATAGAGCGCTGCATTAAAAAGTGAAGGAAGTGAAGGATATTTTCGCGAAATAAGATTTAGAAACAGACATCGAATATCTTTACGAGTAATAATATTCCGAAATATAGAAAATAATTTTGTAATTTGGGATTTACGTGCTACATTTGCATAAAACAATCTAATCTATGATATGAGAATCGTCTCCCGAAGTACATTAGTTCTTTTTTATAAAAAGCATGCAGATGCAGAAACTGCTATTGAAGAATGGATAAAAAAGACAGAGAAGGCAGATTGGTCATGTGCTGCAGACGTTAAACGGACATTTAACTCGGTTGATAGTGTAGGCAATCAGCATTACGTTTTTAATATAAAAGGGAACGATTACAGGCTTGTTGCGGTTATTAAATTTCAGATTAAAATGGTGTATATCCGTTTTATAGGCAAACATAAAGAATACGATCAAATAGACAGCACCAATATATAATACAATGGCAAAGATAACTTCTGAAATAGCTTACAAAGCGACAATGGAAAGAATAGAAGAACTTCTTCCCCTTGTAGATGATTCTACTCCGATGGATGATAGAAATCTTATTGAACTTGAGCTGCTTTCTAATCTTGTGGCTGATTATGAGGAAGAACATTATCCTGTTAAAACTCCCACTTTATTGGAGGTAATTAAACTTCGTATGTATGAAATGAATCTCACTCAGAATAAACTTTCCCAATTATTAAATGTATCACCCTCCCGTATAAGTGAATATCTTTCCGGAAAGAGTGAACCCACTTTAAAGATTGCCCGCGAGATTAGTAAAAAGTTAAATATAGATCCGGATATTGTATTAGGGGTTTAAATTATATTTCAACAAGCAATACTTGCTGTTCCGGAACTCAGTACATTTTGCTTCAAAGGCAGGTACATTTTACACAAAAAGTATATACTTTTTATCACCAAAGATATATCTTTCAATCACCAAAGATATATCTTTGAGAAACCATTCCTATATCTTTGAACTTTCAAACATATAGGAATGAAAACCGGCCCGGTAACTTTCGATTCAGAAAGCTACCGGGCCGGTTTATATATAGCTAATCAGTTTATCAGAAGATTAAGACCTTTTGAATTGTTTTACCAGGTCTTTTATAAATAAGATCCACCCCACACTTCCCACAAAGGCCAGGAAAACAAAACCAATTAAGATTATCGGCTTCTGGGGTGAGGTAGGGCGTAAGGGGACCGATGCCGGCTGTACAACGGTATAAACCGGTGTTACCTCCTGCACCTTGGCTTTGGCAAGTTGCAGCTGTTGTGAAATCTGGTTGTACAAACCATAAGCCAACGTAGCCTCGTTTTGCAAACGTTCCAACCGGGTCTGGTAACCTGTCATCACAATATCCAAATTTGAATCGGCAAAGTTGGCATACTTTTGCTGTGCCTCATAATAATTCTGTTGTGCCTCCTTGTACAATTTCTCTGTATATTCCAGATCCTGTTTAGCCTTATTGGTCCGGTATCGGGTAATGTAATCCTGCAGATTCTGCATTACCGTATCCGTAAGAGTGGCCGAAACCAAGGGATCCTGCATGGTTACGCTGATTGATATCATCCCGTTTTTCTTATCTACACTCGTCACGATACGATCGCTTATTCCTTTTGCTATCTCAGCCTGTTCTTGTGTAAGCCGGAAAACATC from the Macellibacteroides fermentans genome contains:
- a CDS encoding Wzz/FepE/Etk N-terminal domain-containing protein, which gives rise to MNEIDKQQTKLKKIEEQEIDLLELAHKVWNGKKLIFKACGVAVVLGLIVAFSIPKEYTTTVVLAPEAKAKGGAGNLGALASMAGINIGAVSGDEALSPEIYPDIVKSTPFLVDLFPVKIKPISDEKAMGLFEYMDKHQRTPWWGIITSAPFKAVGWAVSLFKDKPQGATADKPDVFRLTQEQAEIAKGISDRIVTSVDKKNGMISISVTMQDPLVSATLTDTVMQNLQDYITRYRTNKAKQDLEYTEKLYKEAQQNYYEAQQKYANFADSNLDIVMTGYQTRLERLQNEATLAYGLYNQISQQLQLAKAKVQEVTPVYTVVQPASVPLRPTSPQKPIILIGFVFLAFVGSVGWILFIKDLVKQFKRS
- a CDS encoding type II toxin-antitoxin system HigB family toxin, with the protein product MRIVSRSTLVLFYKKHADAETAIEEWIKKTEKADWSCAADVKRTFNSVDSVGNQHYVFNIKGNDYRLVAVIKFQIKMVYIRFIGKHKEYDQIDSTNI
- a CDS encoding BT4734/BF3469 family protein, whose protein sequence is MKVTRISGDGRSRKVMELCTLLESMKTRTAGLPVAFVRENMGSRLLVGDVVGMDKIPVAVFGALLDEKGGSPEIKQYNGVVLLEFNSLSGLKEAQEIRSAAADSLATLAAFVGVSGRSVKVLVSFTLPDGSLPSDPLQVNLFHAHAYKLAASHYEAQLRCEVSLKKPDPARGCRMSWDPDLYYNPQAVPLVLEQPLGMPKGEVNVADNPVINMNALLRMKPGQERSRLVSGLFDSALQQTILFCGSPADDGADASLFFTRLARFCWGAGIPEEDVIRWALLYPWLSEAEMELRTVVGNVYKLSRKEGFGVKPAMPQEQKNVIWLEEFLARRFMFRRNMLTEAVEFRERRSYYFDFRPVTPEVMNSITQKALLEGLKVWDRDVKRFVQSDRIPEYNPVDEYLDRLPAWDGVDRIRPLARCVPTDNGAWPDLFYTWFLSMVAHWKQLDKLHANSTLPLLVGFQGAGKSSWCRKLLPPVLQDFYIETTDLSNRKEATLNLSRYILINLDEFDSLRASQQSYLKSIIQLPEVKVRMPHEKGVRRLNRVASFIATCNTMDTLTDPSGSRRFIGVEVTGYVKPVQDVDYDQLYAQAMEAVRKGERFWFTAEEERATMESNREFQRVPLEEQYFLRFYEAGNETEGGKWLSATEILERVSELSGATFSNTSAGLFGRLLLRNQIARKHTNSGNVYLVKEK
- a CDS encoding helix-turn-helix domain-containing protein, coding for MAKITSEIAYKATMERIEELLPLVDDSTPMDDRNLIELELLSNLVADYEEEHYPVKTPTLLEVIKLRMYEMNLTQNKLSQLLNVSPSRISEYLSGKSEPTLKIAREISKKLNIDPDIVLGV